Proteins from a genomic interval of Medicago truncatula cultivar Jemalong A17 chromosome 3, MtrunA17r5.0-ANR, whole genome shotgun sequence:
- the LOC11409740 gene encoding lectin-like protein At1g53070: protein MVPFSFFLFLFFSLILFVHSSSISNIPNFDPDTDLYGDAKLFPDKTGGGSHVKLTHHSSLTAGLLLRRQPLTFTDPISFSVEFTFSISHDAGDGLILLLIPGDLAAAFPGNGSYGLGFSPPTPTNSYLGVEFDTSKDDNVGDLNANHVGINLGSLVSVAVANVSKSNLVLNSGEKLKSWVDYDNGLHRLEVRLSKLNEAKSEKPIVSHNIDLFKIWGNQPIFLGLSSSNDAHSIQVVRVYSWKVNLKNGTNSLHSQPVNPNDEQEQSKLDAANRRKYRPLTFLAGVIFGTVCVVLVTFVVLFMWVIFFHKHEEESLAKLPEHPSDVRYERIDVAVEKNAEDHDEQH from the coding sequence ATGGTTCCATTCtccttcttcctctttctctttttctccTTAATCCTCTTTGTTCATTCTTCTTCCATTTCCAATATCCCAAATTTCGACCCTGACACTGATCTCTACGGCGATGCAAAGCTTTTCCCCGACAAAACCGGAGGTGGGTCCCACGTCAAACTCACCCACCACTCTTCTCTCACCGCCGGCCTCCTCCTCCGCCGTCAACCTCTCACATTCACCGATCCCATCTCCTTCTCCGTTGAATTCACCTTCTCCATTTCCCACGACGCCGGCGATGGTCTAATCCTTCTTCTCATCCCCGGTGATCTTGCCGCTGCTTTCCCCGGTAATGGCTCCTATGGTCTTGGCTTCTCTCCTCCTACTCCGACGAACAGCTACCTCGGCGTCGAATTCGATACCTCGAAGGATGATAATGTTGGTGATCTGAATGCTAATCATGTTGGTATTAATCTAGGAAGTCTTGTATCTGTTGCTGTTGCAAATGTTTCTAAATCGAATTTGGTTTTGAATAGTGGTGAAAAGTTGAAATCTTGGGTTGATTATGATAATGGATTACATAGATTGGAAGTTAGGTTAAGCAAATTGAATGAAGCTAAATCTGAGAAACCAATTGTTTCACATAATATTGATTTGTTTAAGATTTGGGGTAATCAAcctatttttttgggtttgagTTCTTCCAATGATGCACATTCTATTCAGGTTGTTCGAGTTTATTCGTGGAAGGTTAATTTGAAGAATGGTACAAATTCATTGCATTCTCAACCTGTTAATCCTAATGATGAACAAGAACAATCGAAGCTTGATGCCGCGAATAGAAGAAAGTATCGTCCTTTGACGTTTCTAGCCGGTGTGATTTTTGGGACAGTTTGTGTTGTATTGGTGACATTTGTGGTTTTGTTTATGTGGGTGATATTTTTCCATAAGCATGAAGAAGAGTCTCTTGCTAAATTACCTGAACATCCTTCTGATGTAAGGTATGAAAGGATTGATGTTGCTGTTGAAAAGAATGCTGAAGATCATGATGAACAACATTAG